A single region of the Elizabethkingia sp. JS20170427COW genome encodes:
- a CDS encoding peptidylprolyl isomerase, giving the protein MTKKFRFLFILSFITTFLFGNMIQAQLKKGQLVDGITAVIGDEIVLDSDIEESIAMAQQQGVPIGDKCKVLENIIHNKLLLYHAKKDTLIPDRSKELRADAENRYQQFLSSFPSEREMLNAYKYRTSYEMKNAIEKVASEQYYQGQKYSMITRGIDVTPSEVSAFYEIHKSQLPQVNNEVKLSRIVMYPKLTDAHKKEIIDKLKKIKKDILAGESFETQARIYSEDPGSAANGGLISNVAKGMMVKPFEAAALNLQEGEISDPVETEYGYHLIQLVKKSGKIYDVRHILILSTPNEEEIKATKKEMADLRNQIIEGKISFKDAALKFSDDKSTKYNAGVMTGSDGSDNLEKTKLDPVDAYQIAGINKGDITEAFETEFGEGPSKKKSIEFIKVDDIIDAHTLDLSDDYERVKAYALNQKKNEQVEKWIKSKLPDTFISINKRYQDCDFKTNWSRK; this is encoded by the coding sequence ATGACAAAAAAATTTCGTTTTCTCTTTATATTAAGCTTTATCACTACTTTCCTTTTTGGAAATATGATACAAGCTCAACTAAAAAAGGGACAACTTGTAGATGGGATTACTGCTGTGATAGGAGATGAAATTGTATTAGATTCAGATATTGAAGAATCTATTGCCATGGCTCAACAACAAGGGGTTCCTATTGGTGATAAATGCAAGGTGTTAGAAAATATCATCCATAATAAACTGTTGCTATACCACGCTAAGAAAGATACTCTTATCCCTGATAGAAGCAAAGAACTTCGTGCAGATGCTGAAAATAGATATCAACAATTCCTATCTAGTTTCCCTTCTGAAAGAGAAATGTTAAATGCTTATAAATATCGTACTAGCTACGAGATGAAAAACGCCATCGAAAAAGTAGCTTCTGAGCAATACTACCAAGGGCAAAAATACAGCATGATTACCCGAGGTATTGATGTTACCCCAAGTGAAGTATCCGCTTTCTATGAAATCCATAAAAGCCAACTTCCACAGGTGAACAATGAGGTAAAACTTTCTAGAATTGTGATGTATCCAAAATTAACCGACGCTCACAAAAAAGAAATCATCGATAAGCTTAAGAAAATTAAAAAAGATATCCTTGCAGGAGAATCTTTTGAAACCCAAGCACGTATCTACTCCGAAGACCCAGGTTCTGCTGCCAATGGAGGACTTATCAGTAATGTTGCTAAGGGGATGATGGTGAAACCTTTTGAGGCTGCTGCTCTTAATTTACAAGAGGGAGAAATTTCCGATCCTGTAGAAACAGAATATGGGTACCACCTTATCCAACTGGTGAAAAAATCGGGTAAGATTTATGATGTTAGACACATCCTTATCTTAAGCACTCCTAATGAAGAAGAGATTAAGGCAACCAAAAAGGAAATGGCAGACCTTAGAAATCAAATTATAGAAGGTAAAATTTCTTTTAAAGATGCTGCTTTAAAATTCTCAGACGATAAATCTACCAAATACAACGCTGGGGTAATGACAGGTAGCGATGGTAGTGATAATCTAGAAAAAACCAAACTAGACCCTGTAGATGCCTATCAAATTGCTGGAATTAACAAAGGGGATATCACAGAGGCTTTTGAAACAGAATTTGGAGAAGGCCCTTCTAAAAAGAAATCTATAGAATTTATAAAAGTGGATGATATTATCGACGCCCATACTTTAGACCTATCTGATGATTACGAAAGAGTTAAAGCTTATGCTTTAAACCAAAAGAAAAATGAACAGGTTGAAAAATGGATCAAATCTAAACTTCCGGATACTTTTATCTCCATTAATAAGAGATACCAAGACTGTGATTTTAAAACCAATTGGTCTCGTAAATAA
- a CDS encoding peptidylprolyl isomerase: protein MKNKSLTALFALATPFIFAQNITIGNDKMPLAKFEKEYQQGLESQGVSKTIESYINFKVAQNFAKEQKADTLQFFRNNVNKRLNELKKEAYYPENLEKQFLNDYLSASQKEYQVQIFFAKKDASKKVDYKKIYDDVQKGSISIDQAIKDYTEGSAKAIFVKAGTMDYELDKEVQKLPIGSYSKIVNTPEYVSFVKKTGERSSLGYLILGTISYPNDEKANAKKDSIYTELNKKTPFEQVAAKFGSNENETKNGGAIMGSPILPDDVYAQMKNLKEGEYIKTPVLLENTWYIFNLYSKRPYKADTAEMKQFFFADMMNSQYGSPFFQAFFDQLKKNPSYKETPAYAKAKISYTEFLKLKDQDVLFAYQGENFKVSDFKNDIKDHTDKVAKMDKAQWDNFVNMMNTSFLMRIYNTEFENNPEIQEKLDEVKRNLYSNYFYTEYITKEVEKHPEWKKEYFNKNKGKYIKEAVARGRVIIPNNEDDVKKFTKAIKNIGDWEALKKQYIDGKIAKFNEGDMVESAEVFQKYNVPFRTGVFTTKIGGRTLIIANDLIIPSGEMTQQEALELGTLEEDVTADFIQKTLEEQKQKTKIEIDPGFISALEKKFKK, encoded by the coding sequence ATGAAAAATAAATCGCTAACTGCACTTTTCGCCCTAGCTACTCCTTTTATTTTCGCACAAAATATTACCATCGGGAATGATAAAATGCCCTTGGCAAAATTCGAAAAAGAATATCAACAAGGATTAGAAAGCCAAGGAGTGAGCAAGACAATAGAATCTTATATCAACTTTAAAGTTGCTCAAAACTTCGCAAAAGAACAAAAGGCAGATACCTTACAGTTTTTCAGAAACAACGTCAACAAAAGACTCAACGAGCTTAAAAAAGAAGCCTACTACCCTGAGAATCTTGAAAAACAGTTTTTAAACGACTACCTTTCTGCTAGCCAAAAAGAGTACCAAGTACAAATATTTTTCGCCAAAAAAGACGCTAGCAAAAAAGTTGACTATAAAAAAATCTACGATGATGTCCAAAAAGGAAGCATCAGTATAGACCAAGCTATCAAAGATTATACAGAAGGGTCCGCTAAAGCCATTTTTGTTAAAGCGGGAACCATGGACTACGAATTGGATAAAGAAGTCCAAAAATTACCTATTGGCAGTTATTCCAAAATTGTTAATACCCCAGAATATGTTAGCTTCGTTAAAAAGACAGGAGAAAGATCAAGCTTAGGATACCTTATCTTGGGAACCATTTCTTATCCTAATGATGAGAAAGCCAATGCAAAAAAAGATAGCATCTATACAGAGTTGAATAAAAAAACGCCTTTCGAACAAGTTGCTGCTAAATTCGGAAGCAATGAAAACGAAACCAAAAACGGAGGTGCAATCATGGGTTCCCCTATCCTTCCTGACGATGTATATGCACAGATGAAGAACCTAAAAGAAGGGGAATATATCAAAACTCCCGTACTTTTAGAAAACACTTGGTATATCTTCAACCTTTATTCTAAAAGGCCTTACAAAGCAGACACTGCTGAGATGAAGCAATTCTTCTTCGCTGATATGATGAACTCCCAATACGGAAGTCCATTTTTCCAAGCCTTCTTCGATCAACTGAAAAAGAATCCAAGCTATAAAGAAACCCCTGCATATGCAAAAGCAAAAATTTCTTATACTGAATTTCTTAAATTAAAAGATCAAGATGTTTTATTTGCTTACCAAGGAGAAAACTTTAAGGTTTCAGACTTCAAAAATGACATTAAAGATCATACCGATAAAGTTGCCAAAATGGACAAAGCACAATGGGATAACTTTGTCAACATGATGAATACCAGCTTCTTGATGAGAATCTACAATACTGAGTTTGAGAATAATCCAGAGATTCAAGAAAAGCTAGATGAAGTAAAAAGAAACCTTTACTCCAATTACTTCTATACCGAATATATTACCAAAGAAGTAGAAAAACATCCTGAATGGAAGAAAGAATACTTCAACAAGAACAAAGGGAAATATATTAAAGAAGCAGTAGCCAGAGGAAGAGTTATCATCCCTAACAATGAAGATGATGTGAAAAAATTCACCAAAGCTATTAAAAATATTGGGGATTGGGAAGCTCTTAAAAAGCAATATATTGATGGTAAAATTGCCAAATTCAACGAAGGTGATATGGTAGAATCTGCAGAAGTTTTCCAAAAATATAATGTTCCTTTCAGAACAGGTGTCTTCACCACTAAAATTGGCGGTCGCACCCTAATTATCGCGAATGATTTAATCATTCCTTCTGGGGAAATGACACAACAAGAAGCTTTAGAACTAGGAACTTTAGAAGAAGATGTTACTGCTGATTTCATCCAAAAAACCTTAGAAGAACAAAAGCAAAAAACAAAAATAGAGATAGATCCTGGTTTTATTTCTGCATTAGAAAAGAAATTTAAGAAATAA
- a CDS encoding PfkB family carbohydrate kinase, producing the protein MKLLSVGTVAFDAIETPFGKTDKILGGSATYVGLAASVLNTVVDLVSVIGGDFPQEYLDMFTSKNIGIKGIETIADGKTFFWAGKYYNDMNSRDTLVTELNVLENFDPKIPAHAADAEVLMLGNLHPAVQLAVLDRMNQRPKLVVLDTMNFWMDLTWDLLMEVIAKTDVITINDEEARQLSGEYSLIKAAKKIHEMGPKFVIIKKGEHGALLFHEGKVFAIPALLLEEVYDPTGAGDTFAGGFVSHLAKKGKFDFETMKYALIVGSALASFTVEKFGTEQLQSVTPEMLKSRIQQFKELTTFEVEI; encoded by the coding sequence ATGAAACTTCTTTCAGTAGGTACAGTAGCCTTCGACGCTATTGAAACTCCGTTCGGAAAAACAGATAAAATATTAGGAGGATCCGCTACTTATGTAGGTCTTGCGGCATCAGTTCTTAATACTGTAGTAGACTTGGTATCTGTCATTGGAGGAGATTTCCCTCAGGAGTACCTAGACATGTTCACCTCTAAAAATATCGGAATCAAAGGTATTGAAACTATAGCAGATGGTAAAACCTTCTTCTGGGCTGGGAAATACTATAATGATATGAACTCCAGAGATACGCTAGTTACTGAACTCAACGTACTTGAAAATTTCGATCCTAAAATTCCTGCTCATGCCGCAGATGCAGAAGTACTAATGCTAGGAAATCTACACCCAGCCGTACAACTTGCTGTGCTAGATCGTATGAACCAACGTCCTAAATTAGTAGTATTAGACACCATGAATTTCTGGATGGATCTTACTTGGGACTTACTTATGGAAGTAATTGCAAAAACCGATGTAATTACCATCAACGATGAAGAAGCTCGCCAGCTTTCAGGAGAATATTCTCTGATAAAAGCTGCTAAAAAAATCCATGAAATGGGTCCTAAATTCGTTATCATAAAAAAAGGAGAACATGGAGCACTATTATTCCATGAAGGAAAAGTATTTGCCATCCCTGCCCTTCTTTTAGAGGAAGTGTACGATCCTACGGGTGCAGGAGACACCTTCGCAGGAGGTTTTGTTTCTCATCTAGCGAAAAAGGGTAAATTCGATTTTGAAACCATGAAATATGCCCTTATCGTGGGAAGTGCTTTGGCTTCATTTACCGTTGAAAAATTCGGTACAGAGCAATTACAATCGGTAACTCCTGAAATGCTAAAAAGCAGAATCCAACAATTTAAAGAATTAACAACCTTCGAAGTTGAAATTTAA
- the gldD gene encoding gliding motility lipoprotein GldD yields the protein MLQKIIFIFLLVILVSCGQETQPKPYGELRLEYPKPHYKLFNSNSPFTFEYSDYAEITPAKKKDWYNLSYKKMKANVFITYFPIHNDFNLHLKEAEKMVYEHTIKASAIDTQSFSYPNHNVFGNFYQLQGQTASNIQFFVTDSTKHFVTANLYFNSRPKPDSLAPAIAYIKKDLEHMISTFKWK from the coding sequence ATGTTACAAAAGATAATTTTTATTTTTTTATTGGTAATTTTAGTTTCTTGCGGGCAGGAAACCCAGCCCAAGCCTTATGGTGAGCTAAGACTAGAGTACCCTAAGCCACACTACAAGCTATTTAATAGCAATAGTCCTTTTACTTTTGAGTATTCAGATTATGCAGAAATTACCCCTGCCAAGAAAAAAGATTGGTACAACCTTAGCTACAAAAAGATGAAGGCTAATGTGTTTATCACCTACTTCCCTATACACAACGACTTTAACCTTCACCTTAAAGAAGCTGAAAAAATGGTCTATGAGCATACCATAAAAGCTTCTGCTATCGACACCCAATCCTTTAGCTACCCTAACCATAATGTATTTGGTAATTTCTACCAATTGCAAGGGCAAACGGCATCCAACATACAATTTTTTGTAACAGACAGTACAAAGCATTTTGTAACCGCTAATTTATACTTTAACTCCAGACCTAAACCCGATTCTTTGGCACCTGCCATCGCCTATATCAAAAAAGATTTGGAACACATGATTAGCACTTTTAAATGGAAATAA
- the putP gene encoding sodium/proline symporter PutP, producing MEIYEAISIGLYLALMIGIGIYSYRKSASNSEDFLIGGRKMGAAVTALSAGAADMSGWLLMGLPGAMYLSGISSAWIAIGLTTGAFLNYIFVAPRLRVYTEVAQNAITLPVFFENRYKNKNHVLKITSSIFILIFFTLYTSAGMVSGGKLFESAFHMDYSIGLFLTSIVVVLYTFLGGFLAVSLTDFVQGTIMVLALIIVPIVAITQIGGPVETFSLIESKGDRFLDLFRGTTAVSIVSLLAWGLGYCGQPHILVRFMAIDNPKDLVKARKIGITWMIFTVAGALLVGLVGIAYLMKFDLANMTAFDNSKTEAETIFIYFARVLFHPLIAGFLLTAILAAVMSTISSQLLVTSSSLTEDIYKAFLNKKASPKQLLIASRVSVLLVAVVSLLLSLNPKDSILNLVGNAWAGFGSAFGPLILLALMKKKSTWQGAFAGMLVGGITVLLWVYLQHPYKDWYEMIPGFGLSLLTNLVVSKLTYKKDDVVESEFDEVDKIMEKY from the coding sequence ATGGAGATATATGAGGCGATTTCAATAGGGCTTTATTTAGCTTTGATGATTGGAATTGGAATTTATTCCTATCGAAAATCTGCAAGTAATTCTGAAGATTTTTTGATAGGCGGACGTAAGATGGGTGCTGCTGTAACAGCACTTTCCGCTGGAGCTGCGGATATGAGTGGATGGCTATTAATGGGATTACCCGGGGCCATGTATCTTTCTGGTATATCTAGTGCATGGATTGCGATAGGCTTAACGACAGGGGCGTTTCTTAACTATATTTTTGTAGCCCCTAGATTAAGGGTATATACAGAAGTTGCTCAAAATGCAATTACCTTACCTGTCTTTTTTGAAAATAGATATAAGAATAAAAATCATGTTTTAAAGATTACTTCTTCCATTTTTATATTGATATTTTTCACTCTTTATACTTCTGCAGGAATGGTTTCTGGAGGAAAATTGTTTGAGTCTGCCTTTCATATGGACTATTCTATAGGGCTATTTCTTACCAGTATTGTAGTGGTATTGTACACTTTTTTAGGAGGTTTTTTGGCGGTAAGCTTAACCGATTTTGTACAAGGAACCATTATGGTTTTAGCTTTAATAATCGTTCCTATTGTAGCCATTACCCAGATAGGAGGACCTGTGGAGACATTCTCGCTAATAGAAAGTAAAGGAGACCGCTTCTTAGATTTGTTTAGAGGAACTACAGCGGTTAGCATTGTATCTTTATTGGCTTGGGGCTTGGGTTATTGTGGGCAACCTCACATTTTGGTGAGATTTATGGCCATAGATAATCCTAAAGATTTGGTAAAAGCTAGAAAGATTGGAATTACTTGGATGATTTTTACTGTTGCAGGAGCTCTATTAGTAGGCTTAGTAGGGATTGCATATCTCATGAAGTTTGACCTTGCTAATATGACGGCTTTTGATAATTCGAAAACAGAAGCAGAAACGATTTTTATTTATTTTGCAAGAGTACTTTTCCATCCATTGATTGCAGGATTTTTATTGACCGCAATATTAGCAGCGGTGATGAGTACAATTTCTTCACAACTATTAGTAACCTCAAGCTCTCTTACAGAGGATATTTACAAAGCATTTTTAAATAAAAAAGCAAGTCCAAAACAACTTCTTATAGCCAGTAGAGTTTCGGTATTGTTAGTAGCAGTGGTATCGTTGTTATTATCTCTAAATCCTAAAGACAGTATTTTGAATTTGGTAGGAAACGCTTGGGCAGGTTTTGGATCTGCATTTGGGCCTTTAATTTTATTAGCACTAATGAAGAAAAAATCTACATGGCAAGGTGCTTTTGCTGGGATGCTAGTAGGGGGAATTACCGTTTTGCTTTGGGTATATTTACAACATCCGTATAAAGATTGGTATGAAATGATTCCTGGATTTGGATTGTCTCTACTCACCAATTTGGTGGTGTCTAAATTAACCTATAAGAAGGATGATGTGGTTGAATCTGAGTTTGATGAAGTAGATAAAATTATGGAGAAATATTAA
- a CDS encoding NAD-dependent epimerase/dehydratase family protein, which translates to MKNILITGGAGFIGSYLSLQLQKEGYKVTVMDNLSPQVHGENSYLYEMIKENVHFIHGDVRVKADWEHAIQNQDLIIHLAAETGTGQSMYEIQKYQQVNNMGTSLLIDVLVNHPHQVKKIILASSRAVYGEGKYLLNRQYYYPNSRKTEDLQAGNFNLTHHGQILQPLPTDEDALLHPISFYGLTKLHQEDIIKFACNTLGIEYAILRFQNVYGVGQSLQNPYTGILSIFSNQILFENSINVFEDGGATRDFIEVNDAVTAISKSIKLVKDDIVNVGTGIPTSILQIAEKLNSLFGKNKDINISGNFRKGDIRYNVADTTKMEKLLQFTPAISLDEGLKKWVNWVSTQEITSSHFQQSILEMKEKGLLLQA; encoded by the coding sequence ATGAAAAACATTCTTATTACAGGTGGTGCTGGATTTATAGGAAGTTACCTTTCCTTACAACTTCAAAAAGAAGGATACAAAGTAACCGTTATGGATAATCTTTCTCCACAAGTGCATGGAGAAAACTCCTACCTGTATGAAATGATTAAAGAAAATGTTCATTTTATCCATGGAGATGTAAGGGTAAAAGCAGATTGGGAGCACGCTATCCAAAACCAAGACCTCATCATCCACCTTGCCGCTGAAACAGGTACAGGCCAATCCATGTATGAGATACAAAAATATCAGCAGGTAAACAACATGGGGACTTCCTTGCTTATTGATGTGTTGGTTAACCACCCCCATCAAGTAAAAAAAATTATACTAGCCTCTTCACGGGCTGTTTATGGTGAAGGAAAATACCTGCTCAATAGACAGTACTATTACCCCAATTCTCGAAAAACAGAAGATCTCCAAGCAGGGAATTTCAACCTTACCCATCATGGGCAAATCCTACAACCTCTTCCTACGGATGAAGACGCTCTTTTGCATCCTATCTCATTTTATGGACTTACCAAGCTTCACCAAGAAGATATCATCAAATTTGCTTGTAATACTTTAGGAATAGAATATGCCATTCTACGCTTCCAAAATGTTTACGGTGTTGGGCAATCTTTACAAAATCCTTACACTGGAATTTTATCTATCTTCTCTAACCAAATTTTATTTGAAAATAGTATCAATGTCTTTGAAGACGGGGGAGCTACCCGAGATTTTATTGAGGTAAATGATGCTGTAACAGCTATTTCTAAAAGTATAAAATTGGTGAAAGATGACATTGTTAATGTTGGAACAGGCATCCCAACCAGCATTCTCCAAATAGCCGAGAAACTTAATTCTCTTTTCGGGAAGAATAAAGACATTAATATTTCTGGTAATTTCAGAAAAGGAGATATCCGATATAACGTTGCCGATACTACCAAGATGGAGAAGCTCCTACAATTTACCCCTGCCATCTCTTTAGATGAAGGTTTAAAAAAATGGGTAAATTGGGTATCCACACAAGAAATAACCTCTAGTCACTTTCAACAATCGATCTTAGAAATGAAAGAAAAAGGCTTATTACTCCAAGCATGA
- a CDS encoding glycosyltransferase family 2 protein yields the protein MISVIIPAYNVEKTIEKALTSILRQEYDTEFEIIIINDGSTDNTEKVVHDFIAKNPEATFIFLQQENKGVSATRNAGLKIAKGEYIALLDADDEWYPEKTKKQMHYLEDKNYTIDFLASCRNHEKIKFPYRINPKNNLAKITLKKMLIRNIAQPSTVIFKRDVMDSSGFFDEQQRYAEDANYWLRISKSCNMYILNEDLTLTGSGKKSFGVSGLSANLWEMEKGFRKNLKEIYQNHRLNLGEYIFFFAFQRLKYYWRLIRVNF from the coding sequence GTGATTTCAGTAATTATCCCTGCCTACAATGTAGAAAAAACTATCGAAAAGGCTCTTACCTCAATACTCCGCCAAGAGTATGATACTGAGTTTGAAATCATTATCATCAATGATGGTTCTACCGATAATACAGAAAAGGTTGTTCATGATTTTATAGCAAAAAATCCAGAGGCTACCTTCATTTTCCTTCAACAGGAAAACAAAGGTGTGTCCGCAACTAGAAATGCAGGACTCAAAATAGCCAAAGGTGAATATATTGCGCTGTTAGATGCCGACGATGAATGGTATCCTGAAAAGACAAAAAAGCAAATGCATTATTTAGAAGATAAAAACTATACTATCGACTTTTTAGCCTCATGTCGCAATCATGAAAAAATAAAGTTTCCTTATCGAATAAATCCTAAAAACAATTTAGCAAAAATCACCCTAAAAAAAATGCTCATTCGCAATATTGCTCAGCCTTCAACCGTTATCTTTAAAAGGGATGTTATGGATTCTTCTGGTTTTTTTGATGAACAACAAAGGTATGCCGAAGATGCTAATTATTGGCTTAGGATTTCAAAATCCTGCAATATGTATATCCTAAATGAAGATTTAACACTTACAGGATCTGGGAAAAAATCTTTTGGAGTATCTGGCCTTTCTGCTAATTTATGGGAAATGGAAAAAGGTTTTAGAAAAAACCTAAAAGAAATATACCAAAACCATAGGCTCAATTTAGGAGAATATATTTTTTTCTTTGCCTTTCAAAGATTAAAATACTATTGGAGACTCATCAGAGTTAATTTTTAA
- a CDS encoding MFS transporter, which translates to MNKSVGNFRWTICSLLFFATTINYLDRQVLSLLAPELCEIFGWSNNDYANITAVFQFVYAISLLFAGRFIDKVGTKAGFAISIIIWSLGAIMHAHALAVGEVSNSILTTLGLASIPISILGFMISRTILGIGEAGNFPAAIKTTAEYFPKKERALATGIFNSGSNIGAILAPLSVPWLSKNYGWEATFIIIGGIGFLWLFFWFWLYKTPEQQNKLSAEELEYIRSDVDKTVDQKDDILHSKKVSWSQLLCYRQTWAFTLGKFLTDGVWWFFLFWLPKYLESSYQISSTDLALPLSVLYSMTMVGSICGGWLPMYFINKGALPYDGRMKAMFIIALFPLATLLAQSLGNFGYWIPVLLIGIGASAHQAWSANIFTTVSDMFPRKIVASVTGIGGMAGGIGGVIVSKVSGLLFDHYEKLGHLETGYTIMFAYCGIAYLLAWAIMKLLVPKYRPVQNL; encoded by the coding sequence ATGAATAAAAGCGTAGGTAATTTCCGATGGACAATATGTAGTTTATTATTTTTTGCTACAACCATCAACTATCTAGACAGACAGGTGCTCAGTTTACTAGCTCCTGAATTATGTGAAATCTTTGGATGGTCCAATAACGATTATGCGAATATTACAGCGGTTTTCCAATTTGTGTACGCCATCTCTCTACTTTTTGCAGGAAGATTTATCGACAAAGTTGGGACTAAAGCAGGTTTTGCCATCTCTATTATCATTTGGAGTTTAGGAGCTATTATGCATGCTCATGCATTGGCTGTGGGAGAAGTTAGCAATTCTATTCTCACTACATTAGGATTAGCCTCCATCCCTATCTCCATTTTAGGTTTTATGATTTCTCGAACTATTTTAGGAATAGGTGAAGCAGGAAATTTTCCCGCTGCTATTAAGACCACTGCTGAATATTTCCCTAAAAAGGAAAGGGCTTTGGCTACAGGGATTTTTAATTCGGGGAGTAATATCGGAGCCATCCTCGCTCCCCTCAGTGTGCCTTGGTTATCAAAAAACTATGGTTGGGAAGCTACCTTCATCATTATCGGAGGTATTGGATTTTTATGGTTATTCTTCTGGTTTTGGTTGTATAAAACCCCTGAACAACAAAATAAACTTTCCGCTGAAGAGCTAGAGTATATCCGAAGTGATGTAGATAAAACTGTAGATCAAAAAGACGATATCCTACATTCTAAAAAAGTAAGTTGGTCTCAGCTATTATGCTATCGACAAACTTGGGCTTTCACTCTAGGTAAATTCCTTACCGATGGTGTGTGGTGGTTTTTTCTATTTTGGCTCCCAAAATACCTTGAGAGTTCTTATCAAATTAGCAGTACCGATTTAGCCTTGCCTCTTTCTGTACTATACAGTATGACTATGGTGGGAAGCATCTGTGGAGGGTGGCTTCCTATGTATTTCATTAACAAAGGAGCCTTACCTTATGACGGGAGAATGAAGGCTATGTTCATTATCGCCCTCTTCCCTTTAGCTACTCTCCTTGCACAGTCTTTGGGTAACTTCGGATATTGGATTCCTGTATTATTAATAGGCATAGGAGCTTCTGCACACCAAGCTTGGAGTGCTAATATTTTCACGACAGTCTCCGATATGTTTCCTAGAAAAATAGTAGCTTCTGTAACTGGAATTGGAGGAATGGCTGGCGGAATAGGTGGAGTTATCGTTTCTAAAGTCAGTGGACTTCTTTTCGACCATTATGAAAAATTGGGACACTTAGAAACAGGATATACCATTATGTTTGCTTATTGTGGCATTGCCTATCTCCTTGCATGGGCAATTATGAAACTCTTGGTTCCAAAATATCGTCCTGTCCAAAATTTATAA
- the kduI gene encoding 5-dehydro-4-deoxy-D-glucuronate isomerase, with product MKIKFAVHPRDAKKLNSEELRQDFLIENLMQNNNINLTYCHYDRLIVGGAKPIGATLILETHEELKAEYFLERRELGVINVGGSGKVEVDGVSYPLHKLDCLYVGKGSKKIAFTSDSQEHPALFYLLSAPAHQNYPTTLYTKEQASPVDLGDLSTSNKRTVYKYIHEAGIQSCQLVLGLTILETGSVWNSVPSHTHTRRSEVYFYFDLAHEQRIFHMMGEPKETRHIIMKNHEAVVSPPWSEHFGCGTSNYGFIWGMAGENKRYDDMDATPLDTLM from the coding sequence ATGAAAATTAAATTTGCAGTTCATCCTAGGGATGCAAAAAAACTTAACAGTGAAGAATTGCGTCAAGATTTTTTAATTGAAAATCTGATGCAAAACAACAACATCAACCTCACCTATTGCCATTATGATCGCCTTATAGTGGGTGGTGCCAAACCTATTGGGGCTACCTTAATACTAGAAACTCACGAAGAGCTAAAGGCTGAATATTTTTTAGAAAGAAGAGAACTTGGAGTAATTAATGTAGGAGGAAGCGGAAAAGTTGAGGTAGATGGAGTATCATATCCCCTTCATAAATTAGACTGTCTCTATGTAGGGAAGGGCAGTAAAAAAATAGCATTTACCAGTGATAGCCAAGAGCATCCCGCCCTTTTCTACCTTTTGTCTGCACCCGCTCACCAAAATTACCCTACTACCCTATATACCAAAGAACAAGCTTCCCCTGTGGACTTAGGAGATCTAAGCACCTCTAATAAAAGAACCGTGTACAAATATATACATGAAGCTGGAATACAAAGTTGCCAATTGGTACTAGGCCTTACTATTTTAGAAACTGGAAGTGTATGGAATTCCGTTCCATCCCATACCCACACACGCAGGTCTGAAGTTTATTTTTATTTTGACCTAGCTCATGAACAACGTATTTTCCATATGATGGGAGAGCCAAAAGAAACCCGACACATCATTATGAAAAACCATGAGGCTGTAGTATCCCCACCATGGAGTGAGCATTTTGGATGTGGTACTTCCAATTATGGTTTTATCTGGGGAATGGCTGGAGAAAACAAACGTTATGATGATATGGACGCCACCCCTCTAGATACCTTAATGTAA